The DNA window AGCAAGGACGATTGCTCTCGGTCTACCAGAATCGCCGCTGGGATAGCGACTTCCTCGGGCTGCAGGAGATTGTTGCCAGTGGACGGCTGGGGCAGATCACCCAGTTTGAATCGCGCATCGATCGTTATCGTCCGGAGGTCCGCCAGGGGACTTGGCGGGAGGGAAACCCCGACGCACCTGCCTTCTGGTTCGATCTTGGAGCCCATCTGGCCGATCAGGCGATCGAGTTATTCGGCGTGCCCGAGGCCGTCAGCCTCTTCACCGCGACTGTGCGTCCCACTGCCTCCGTCGAGGACTGGTTCCATGCGATCCTGCACTACCCAAAGGTTTGTGTCAGCCTTCATGCCAGTGCGCTGGTGCCTGGCGATACGCCGCGCTTTGCGGTCCATGGCATCGAGGGTTCCTGGATCAAGTACGGTGCTGATGTTCAGGAGGATCAGGCGAAGGCGGGCATGCTTCGTTCCGATGCTGCTTTTGGCGTAGATCCGCGGCCAGGATTCTTTACGCCGTCCTCGACCCGCGTTGCCGAGCCGATTCCTGTTCCCACGGGCGATCATGCGGGCTACTATCGCGCGGTTCGTGACGCGCTTGTGCATGGAGCGGCTAATCCGGTACCGCCTTCCCGCGCGGTCACGAATATGGCTGTGCTCGAGGCGGGCGCCCGGTCGCTGGTGACAGGCCGGCCAGAGATCCCCGAAAACTAACAAAGCCGTCCGCGGGAATCCCTGCGGACGGCTTTGTCATTTCAAAAAAGCGAAAGGGAGAGCGAAAAGCCCAGACTAAGCAGGCTTCTTCTTCTCTTCCATCTTGCCTTCGCCCTTCTTCTTCTTCTTCTTTTCTTCCTTCTTGGGTTCGTCCTTGCCAAACGACACGGTCGCGACACCCAACATCAGGGACATAGCCAGCAGAACAGACGCAAACTTCTTCATTGGTACTTTTTCTCCTACTTGAATCAGCGGTTGTGAACTCGCTGTACGAATATTACCCAGTCCCTGAGCCGTTTGTCCTTAAGTTTCAATTAAAGTTTTTCAACACGTGAGTTGATTTTGCTGTGAGCGCCCTACTTTGTGGGGTCCAGTTTCTTGCGGACTTCTGCAGCCCGCTTGTCGTCGGGCGCGAGTTCGAGGAACTTGGTCCAGGCCTCTTTCTTGCCTTTTTGGTTGCCGGCGCGCTCGCGGGCCTTGCCTAATTCATAGAGAGCGTCGGCGCTGGTGGGGTCCCAATAGGTGGCTTCGAGGAAGCGGCCCGAGGCTGCCCGGTAACTCCCTTTTTTCATGTAGTAAAGCCCGATCTTGATCTCTTTCTGCGCCTGCAGCGGGTTGAATTCGTATTCTTTCTTTTCCTTCATGAGCGTTTCGTCTTCTTCGGGCGGTTCGACTGGTGCGGGCGGCTGTTGCTGACCGGAAAGAAGTCCCGCGAAGAGACAGAACGAAGCGAATTTCAAACGTCGTGCCACAATTAAATTGTAGTCCCCCATGAATTGGATCGATATCCTCAAGGAAAAAGTCACCCAATTCCCAACTGGGCCTGGCGTGTACCTTTGGACCGACGCAAAGCAGACGGTCCTCTACGTTGGCAAGGCGAAGAATCTGCGGGCCCGCGTGCGCAGTTACTTCAACGACGACCGGCTGATCGAAGCGAAGACCGGCACGCTGGTTCACGAGGCCCGCGACGTCAGCTACATCCTGGTGGACAACGAGAAGGAAGCGCTTGGTCTTGAGAACAATCTCATCAAGCAGCACAAGCCGCGTTTCAACATCCTGTTGCGCGACGACAAAACGTACCCGTACATCAAGATCACAAACGAGAAGTATCCGCGGGTTTATGTCACGCGCCGGGTGCGCAAGGACGGCACTTACTACGGGCCTTACTTTCCGGCGAACCTCGCGTATCGCCTGGTGAACTTCATTCATCGTCACTTCAAAATTCCGAGTTGCAAGGTGGATCTCAACCGGAATCATACGCACCCTTGCCTCGAGTTCCACATCCATCGCTGCCATGGTCCGTGTGTGAAAGGGCTGGCCGATGACGGCGCGTATCAGGCTTCGGTGAACGATGTCCGGCGCTTTCTCGAAGGCAAGTTGAAAGATCTGACGAAGAATCTGGAGGCGCGCCGGGACGAGGCTGCGGAGAATCTGGAGTTTGAACGGGCGGCTTCGCTACGCGATCTGATTACGACGGTGGAGGAGATGGAGCAGCGCCAGAAGGTGGCTGCGGCCGAAGGGGACGACACGGATATCTTTGCGTTCTACGCCGAGCCTCCGCTGGTGGCGGTGAACCTGTTCCACCTGCGCCGGGGGCGGATCGTCGATCGCCGCGAGTTCTTCTGGGAAGACATTCCCCACTTCGATCCGAGCGACTTCTTTCAACAGTTACTCGTCCAGGTCTATCTGAACCAGCAGCACATCCCCGGCTCTATCCATGTGCCGATCGACTTTGAGGATCGCGATGTCCTGGAGGAATTGCTGACGGAGAAGCGCGGGCGCAAGTGCGAGATCCACACGCCGCAGCGAGGCGGCAAGAAGGCGATGCTGGGGCTGGTGGAGACGAATGCGCGGCATAGTTTCGAGCAGCGATTCCGGGTGCTGCGGCCTTCGTCGGATGCGATCAAAGAAGCGCTGAAGGATGCCTTGAATCTCGAAGACGCACCACGGCGCATTGAGTGCTTTGACATCTCGCACATCCAGGGCACCGACAAGGTGGCTTCGATGGTGGTGTGGGAAGACGGCAAGATGAAGAAGGCGGACTACCGCAAGTTCATCATCAAGACGGTGATCGGCAACGATGACTTCGCCTCGATGCGCGAGGTGGTGACGCGGCGCTATAGCCGTTTGAAGGACGAAGGGTTGCCGATGCCGGGGCTGGTGTTGATCGATGGTGGCCTGGGACAGTTGCATGCTGCGGCTGAGGCGCTGGAGGCGATTGGGATTATCAATCAGCCGCTCGCCTCGATCGCCAAGCGCGAGGAGATCATCTATGTCTTTGGACAGGAGGATGATCCGGCGATGCTCGACCGGCACAATCCGGTGCTGCATCTGATCCAGACGATTCGCGATGAGGCACATCGCTTTG is part of the Bryobacter aggregatus MPL3 genome and encodes:
- a CDS encoding oxidoreductase — translated: MNRIRVALVGYGLGGKVFHAPLIASIPEFELTAIVSSRREQIAADFPGRVMGDRTEGADLVVISTPDATHYPLAAAALEAGQHVVVDKPFTLNLDEAKRLARLAEEQGRLLSVYQNRRWDSDFLGLQEIVASGRLGQITQFESRIDRYRPEVRQGTWREGNPDAPAFWFDLGAHLADQAIELFGVPEAVSLFTATVRPTASVEDWFHAILHYPKVCVSLHASALVPGDTPRFAVHGIEGSWIKYGADVQEDQAKAGMLRSDAAFGVDPRPGFFTPSSTRVAEPIPVPTGDHAGYYRAVRDALVHGAANPVPPSRAVTNMAVLEAGARSLVTGRPEIPEN
- the uvrC gene encoding excinuclease ABC subunit UvrC, coding for MNWIDILKEKVTQFPTGPGVYLWTDAKQTVLYVGKAKNLRARVRSYFNDDRLIEAKTGTLVHEARDVSYILVDNEKEALGLENNLIKQHKPRFNILLRDDKTYPYIKITNEKYPRVYVTRRVRKDGTYYGPYFPANLAYRLVNFIHRHFKIPSCKVDLNRNHTHPCLEFHIHRCHGPCVKGLADDGAYQASVNDVRRFLEGKLKDLTKNLEARRDEAAENLEFERAASLRDLITTVEEMEQRQKVAAAEGDDTDIFAFYAEPPLVAVNLFHLRRGRIVDRREFFWEDIPHFDPSDFFQQLLVQVYLNQQHIPGSIHVPIDFEDRDVLEELLTEKRGRKCEIHTPQRGGKKAMLGLVETNARHSFEQRFRVLRPSSDAIKEALKDALNLEDAPRRIECFDISHIQGTDKVASMVVWEDGKMKKADYRKFIIKTVIGNDDFASMREVVTRRYSRLKDEGLPMPGLVLIDGGLGQLHAAAEALEAIGIINQPLASIAKREEIIYVFGQEDDPAMLDRHNPVLHLIQTIRDEAHRFAVTFHRTRRNASRLTSELEAIPGIGKITMRKLLTQFGSPEQVKGTSLEALSAAIGPAAARRVLDFYQSQPG